The sequence ACCACATCATCCGTCCTGCCATACTAGACAAAAGGGTAATGGCACTGGCAAGGGCAACAGCAATTGTCGAAATACGGATATCGTAGTTTCGGATATGACTGACCTCATGGCCCATAACAGCTTCCAGTTCCTCGCGATTCATGATAGCCAGAAGGCCCGAAGTGGCTGCGACAGCTGCATTCTGCGGGTTTGAACCTGTCGCAAAGGCATTTAAAGAAGAATCCTCAATGATGAAAACACGTGGCATGGGGATCTGAGCGACCATGGCCATATCTTCTACTACATGGTAGAGGTCTGGGGCTGTTTGCTCATCAACCTCACGCGCCCCATTCATAGACATGACAATCTCTGTCGATTGAAAGATCATGGTCAGAGCGTAGATAAGACCAATAATCAAGGCAATAATCATGCCACCAAGACCTGAGCGCATGAAGAGATAGCCAACCGCATAACCAACCAAGGTCAAGAGTAGGAAGAAAACCAGCAACAAAATCCAGGTTTTTCGTTTATTGCTCGCAATTTGATCAAACAACATCTTAGTCACCTAAACCACTAAAGTCAACTTTAGGAACTGCCTTTTCCTCTTCAGGTGTTTGAAGGAAGTCTGCAGCTTTAAAGCCAAATAGTCCTGCGATGATGTTACTTGGGAAACTTTCAAGTTTTACATTGTAGTTGCTGACAACACTGTTGTAGAGTTGACGAGAGTAAGAAATTTTATTTTCTGTATTGGTCAACTCTTCTTGCAATTTGATAAAGTTGGCACTAGCTTTCAAGTCTGGGTAATTCTCTGCTACTGCAAAGATACCAGAAATCTGGCGGGTAAGGGCATCACTGGCCTTCATAGCTTCAGCTGGTGAAGTTGCTGCGGCTACTTGTCTACGAAGTTCTGTTACTTTTTCCAAGGTAGAACCTTCATATTTCGCATAGCCTTTGACTGTTTCAATCAAGTTTGGGAGGAGATCATTACGACGCTTCAACTGAACATCTATCTGGCTCCAAGCCTCCTTGGTCTGCATACGATTTTTAACCAAACCGTTATAGCTAACAATCACAAAAATAACAATCAGAGCCAAAACTCCAAGAATAATCCAAGTCATAATCTTATTCCTTTCTGCTTTTAGATTACTACCAGTATATCAAAATTTTATTGAATATGGTAAAATAAGATGATACTAGAGAAAGAAAAAGACTATGAAACCAGAAACATTTTACAGCTTGCTCGCTGAGCAAAATATTCCACTTTCGGACCAGCAAAAGAACCAATTTGAACGGTATTTTGAGCTCTTGGTCGAGTGGAATGAAAAGATTAACCTGACCGCTATTACAGATAAAGAGGAAGTTTATCTCAAACATTTTTATGATTCGATTGCACCTATTCTGCAAGGCTTGATTTCAAATGAAACTATCAAACTTCTTGATATCGGAGCGGGGGCAGGATTTCCTAGTCTACCCATGAAAATCCTCTATCCTCAGTTAGATGTAACCATCATTGATTCGCTAAATAAGCGCATCAACTTCCTTCAGCTTTTGGCTCAAGAGCTGGATTTGGAAGGTGTTCACTTCTACCATGGACGGGCAGAAGACTTTGCCCAAGACAAGAACTTCCGTGCCCAATTTGATGTGGTGACGGCTCGTGCGGTTGCCCGCATGCAGGTTTTGTCTGAACTGACCATTCCCTATCTTAAAGTCGGCGGAAAACTATTGGCACTCAAGGCCAGCAATGCTCCTGAGGAATTGCTAGAAGCCAAGAACGCTCTCAACCTCCTCTTCAGCAAGGTCGAAGACAATCTCAGCTACGCTCTACCAAATGGAGATCCGCGCTACATCACTGTGGTCAAAAAGAAAAAGGAGACGCCTAACAAGTACCCAAGAAAGGCTGGCATGCCCAATAAACGCCCGCTTTAAACAATGGTGCACCCTTGTTTAAAGTTCAGAAAACCATTTACAAAATCAACTTCGCTCTCACATTTCTAGGCTCGGGAAAAAAATGATTTACAAAATCATACCTCGCTCTCGTATTTCTAGGCTCGGGAAAAAATGATTTACAAAATCAAACCTCGCTCTCGCATTTCCGGGCTCGGGAAAAAATGATTTACAAAATCATTTTTTTCTGCTATACTATCACAAGCAAAGGTTTTTAATGTCATCCTGTGAGGTGACGAAGGCGCAGATTTATATAAATTTTTAAAAGATAGCTATTTTTTAAAAAGTCTTACTCTGAGGGCCTATTGCTGCAAAATAATGGGCTCTTTTTTGGTGCCCAAAAGTGAGGTTTTTATGAAACAGGAATCAACTGTTGACTTGTTACTAGACGTTGATCAACGTCCTTCTGCTGGTAAAGGTATTCTTCTAAGCTTCCAGCACGTATTTGCCATGTTTGGTGCAACCATTCTCGTTCCCTTAATTTTGGGAATGCCCGTATCGGTTGCTCTCTTTGCATCCGGTATTGGAACACTTATCTACATGATTTCTACTGGCTTTAAGGTTCCAGTTTATCTAGGTTCTTCATTCGCCTTTATCACGGCTATGTCTCTAGCCATGAAAGAAATGGGGGGCGATGTATCTGCTGCTCAAACGGGGGTAATCTTGACTGGTTTGGTCTATGTCCTTGTAGCAGCAAGTGTTCGTTTTGCAGGTACAAAATGGATTGATAAACTCTTGCCCCCAATCATTATCGGACCTATGATTATCGTTATCGGTCTTGGTCTTGCTGGTTCTGCTGTAACGAATGCTGGACTTGTAGCAGACGGAAACTGGAAAAACGCCCTTGTAGCCGTTGTTACATTCTTGATTGCCGCCTTTATCAATACAAAAGGAAAAGGTTTCCTCCGTATCATTCCTTTCCTCTTTGCCATCATCGGTGGGTACATCTTCGCTATGATGCTTGGTTTGGTTGACTTTACCCCAGTCCTTCAAGCAAACTGGTTTGAAATTCCTGGTTTCTACTTGCCATTTAGTACAGGTGGTGCCTTTAAAGAGTACAACTTGTACTTCGGTCCTGAAACAATCGCCATCTTGCCAATCGCTATTGTAACAATTTCAGAACACATCGGAGACCACACAGTTTTGAGCCAAATCTGTGGCCGTCAATTCCTGAAAGAACCAGGACTTCACCGTACGCTTCTCGGTGACGGTATTGCAACATCTGTATCTGCTTTCCTCGGTGGACCAGCCAATACGACTTACGGTGAAAATACAGGGGTTATCGGGATGACTCGTATCGCTTCTGTCTCAGTTATCCGTAACGCAGCCTTTATCGCCATTGCTCTTAGCTTCCTAGGTAAGTTCACTGCCTTGATTTCAACCATTCCAAATGCTGTGCTTGGTGGCATGTCCATCCTTCTCTACGGAGTTATCGCCAGCAATGGTTTGAAAGTTTTGATTAAAGAACGCGTTGACTTCAGTCAAATGCGTAACCTCATCATTGCTAGTGCCATGTTAGTACTTGGACTTGGGGGAGCCATCCTCAAACTTGGGCCAGTTACACTTTCAGGTACTGCTTTATCAGCCATGACAGGAATCATCTTGAACTTGATCTTGCCACACGAAAATAAAGACTAATCATCTATACAAATCATAACCACCCGTCTAACGGGTGGTTTGCACCAGGGCTATAAGCCCAAATCACCAGCCAGCGCCTAAAGACGCTGGCTTTCACGTTGTTCAAGCCTCATTGCTCTTGACTCGTCACTTGCCTCTTAAAGAGACCTTGGTACTACTTACCACTATCCCTAAAGGGATCCTCATATTCTTTTACACTTAATTTATCTAGTGCTATATCATGCTTTTCCTGTTCTTGAATATATTTCTTAATTGTGGCTTCATTAAGCCCTACTGTACTTACATAATAACCTTCTGCCCAGAAATGCCGATTCCCAAACTTGTACTTGAGGTTGGCGTGTTTGTCAAACATCATGAGTGCACTTTTACCTTTTAAATACCCCATGAAACTTGAAACACTTATCCTCGGTGGAATACTGACTAACATATGTACATGGTCTGGCATTAAGTGACCTTCGATAATCTCAACACCTTTATAACTACATAATCGATGGAATATTTCTCCCAAACTGCTTCGATATTGATTATAAATTACTTTTCGTCTATACTTAGGGGTGAACACAATGTGATATTTACACATCCACTTTGTGTGTGATAAACTATGTGCCTTTTGTGCCATATTTTTCTCCTTTCGCTTTACAATTGGCTTGAACACCTTTATTGTATCGCGTTTGGAGTTTTTTGGTATAACCTTCGATGCGCACCCGCATAGCGGGTGGTTTATTTGTCTCGCACCTTGCGGAGCGAGACGGACTAGTAGTCACATAACAAAATCCACTCGATTGAGTGGATTTTTTAATTACTTACTCTTTATTTCCAACAGTAAATCTTTCAATGAAATAATGGTTACGGCTAGTAAAATCATAGCCATACCGACAAAATCAATCGCATAAAACTGTTCCTTCATAATCAGAAAGGCAAAGAAAACGGCAGAAATTGGCTCTATGGAAGCTAATAAACTAGACTTAACAGGGCCTATCAGACTAGCTCCCTTTAGGAAAGCTGTATAGGCAAAAACCGTTCCGATGATGATAATCCCAGCAAATGCAAAGAGAAAATCTAAGCTGGTTGGTATGCTAGCCTGTAAGACTCCTGTGAAAGGAATAGCCACTAAACCAGAAATAACCATCCCAACACCAATCACCGAAATACTGCCCCACTTCTTAATCAAAGCGATGGGAAGGATAATATAGAGAGCATAGGTCAATGCTGAAAAGAGGCCCCAGAAAAGTCCAGCAGGTGTGACAGACAACTGGTCAAGTTTCCCATGCGTCGCGATAAGAAACGTTCCTCCAATTGCTAAACCAATCGAAATAATCTCAGCCAGAGTAGGCGCCACCTTGTCCTTGATACAGGTATAAACCAAGATCCCAACGGGGCATACATACTGGAGAACTGTCGCTGTTCCAGCATTGGTTTCCTGAATAGCAGAAAGATAGGCAAACTGGTTTAAGAAAAGCCCGAAAACTGCAAATAGTAACAGAGATAGTAGACTTTTTCTGTCTTTTAAAAAAGCATAGAGTTTATCCTTTGCAGTCGTATAGGATAAGACTACCAGTGCCAAACCTGCAATGATAAGTCGCAAATTGGTCAAGACTAGAGCGGAAATCCCGTGTGCCATTAGGTACTGGCCACTGGTTCCAGACAAGCCCCAAGCAATCCCTGCCACTACTGTATACAGAGTTCCTTTTACGGTTTTTGACATTCTTCTCCCTACTCCCCTTGACGAATCATTTCCATGACTTGGTTTCGATCGACTATCCACTGGGCACGCTCATCCTTCTCATACGTTCTATTGGATAAAAAGATAGCCGCTTCCTGCTTCTCCCGATTCCACATAATGAAGGTACCTGTATAACCCGTATGGTCAAGCCAAGCTCCTTCCAGATTCCAGGCTAGAGACCGCTCCTTATCATCTAAAGGAGAAAAATTTCGGCTCAATTCTGCAGCAAAATAATCTTTCAAGTAATGTTCCAGAAAGATCTGCAAATCCTTAACAGTCGAAAACAAACCAGCACTTCCAGCGTGTTTCCCTAATAGACGAGCTTTGGGATCGTGAATGATTCCGGCCTCTACTCCTCTCACTGTTGGTACAGCTTGCTCAACGGGGCCGAACTTGGTCTCCTTCATCCTCCATGCTTCCAAAACTTGTTTTTTTATAATCTGATCCAAATCTTGGTCAAAGATTTTTTCCAAAAGAAAGCCCAAGAGTAAAAAATGAACGTCCGAGTATAGGAAGGCTGGCTGATTTCGTCTGTTGAGGTGAAACATGGCTTCTCTTAATTCCTCTGCACTTAACTTGTCTCGATTGGGAATAAAGGGGTCCAAGTCTGTGGCATGGGTCAGAAGCTGCCGTATAGTAATATCAGGATAATCACACTCCGGTAAAAAATCCGTTACCGGTCGATTAATATCTAATTTGTCCTGCTGCCACAAGAAGGTAAAAACCGTCCCCACTCCCACGACTTTACTCACACTTGCCAAATCATAAACCAAACCGGTTTCTGTCTTCAAGTCTCGTTCTGGATCACTCAATCCTAGATAAGACTCTTTCCATTCACCATCCTTATAATATGCAAAAGAGGCTCCGGGATAAATCCCTGCCTCAATTTGATTTTCTATTTTTCTTAGAATTTTTTCCCACTTCATGCTTCTTCAAACCACAATTCAATGTTATTGGTATCTTTACCAAGGAAGAATTTTTCAGACTTAGGGACAAAGTAGCCTGTCTTTTCAAATTTCTGACGAAGACTGGTTAGATCAAAATTCTTGACTAAAAATTTTAACATCGTCAGGTCCCAAGTGACATTGTTTTCAACAGCCAAATCTGGTCCTTGTCCTTTAGTAAAGGTAATTACTGGCGCTACTCCTTCGGGATAAAGTAAACTCTCTGTCCCTTCAGGCAAACGCAACTCCATAGAGACCTCAAATTGGCTCACGTATTTTATACTTGTATTTGAATAAAATTCAGGAACAGTTTCCAGTGGAACCAAATCTCTTATATCATCTTCTGCATGAACAAGGATCACATCCTCTTCAGGAGAAACAATCTCAAAAGCATACCCACGGTTACCTTTAAATAGGCGAGGAAGAGACTTCATTTGAGAAAGAAGGGCCTCGATTTCAGAAGGATTCTCAACCTTTATCAAGAGTCTAGCTAGCTTTTTAAGCCCTTCAACTCTGCGTGTTCGCATGCTTGGAGCCTCTTCTAAAATCAATCTCTCCGTAGCTGTCTGATCGCCTAAGGAAATAAAGGCAGACTCTTCCAGCAAAGGTTTCATCCCCAGGGTTTCAATGTAAAATCTTTCATTTAATTTTCGATTATTAACTTTTAAAGTCGGAACGATCCGAACAATCTCATTCACATTCATAAATTCCTCCAACTCTTTTATTTTAAAGGATTTTCGAATATTTTACAAGCCATATCTATTTTATTTAGAAATTTTATAACAAAAAAACTGGGATACCCCAGTTTCATTTCTTATAGGTAAAGTAGTTTAAATAGTGCTACTGCCGCAATACCCGCTGCAATTGGAGCTACAACTGGAACCCATGCATACCACCATTTTGAATCACCCTTGTGTTGACCAAGAACTGATTTTGGAAGGAGTTCGTGAAGAAGACGTGGTCCAAAGTCACGAGCTGGGTTCAAACCAGGTCCAGTAGGTCCACCGAGTGAAGTTACCAAGGCCATTACTAGGAAACCAAGTGCCAAGTGCGCAATTCCAAGACCTGGTGCCAAAAATGGAGCGGCTTGGTTTTTTGCTTGCTCAAGCGCTGCTGTTACTTGTTCTTGAGGGATCGTTGTTCCTTGCGCTGCTGCTTGAGCTACTTGGTCATTAATTGTCGCCTGAGCTTTCGCTACTAATTCAGCTCCAAAAAAGTTTTTAGTCATTCCTAGGGCTGCAAAGAACAAAATAAACGAACCGACAAACTCGTTGATAAAACCATTTACACTTGCTGCAAAACGTGATTCTTTTGTACCGTGATCAACACTTGAAATCGTTGAGAAAGTACCCAAAATGTTATTAGAATTCTCTGTCTTCAAGTAGTAAGGACGGTGAGTTGCCACAACCATAGCTTGACCAAAAATCGCTCCTAAAACTTGCGCAAGGATGTAATATGGTACTTGTTCCCAAGGGAAAAGTCCACTCACAGCAAGTCCAAGAGTGAAGGCTGGGTTGATGTGGTTACCAGATACATTACCAAACATCAAGGCTGGAATCATAACCCCCATACCATAACCAACCGCGATAACGAGCCAGCCACTTTGGTGACCTTTCGTACCTTTAAGTTCAACGTTAGCAACTGCACCATTACCAAGAATGATCAAAATAGCAGTTCCCAAGAATTCTGTGGCATATTTAATAGCCCATGTAAAATCCATTTGATAGATTCTCCTTAAATTTTTTTAGACAATCCTTATTCTATCAATTTTTAGGCCTTTTAGCAATATCTTTTCTAAAAGAATCTATGGAAAACGCTTTATTTAACTTATCTTTGAGAAAAGTACAAAGGGAGTCAAACTCCTTTCATCCTAATCGTTATTCTTGACGTTGACCAAAGTCTACAATCATCTGCTCCATCTCTTGGCGACTTGGAGTGGTCAACATATAAAGGTAATCCCCTTGTAGCTCTGCAAAGGCTGCTGGCATGATTTTTTTGACCTTGAATTGCTGGCTGTACTTAGCAAGCAAGTCTTCTTCTGAATAGACATAATTTGCATTGGCACGACGTGAAGTAGCTAGACAGTATTGAG comes from Streptococcus oralis and encodes:
- the htpX gene encoding zinc metalloprotease HtpX, with product MLFDQIASNKRKTWILLLVFFLLLTLVGYAVGYLFMRSGLGGMIIALIIGLIYALTMIFQSTEIVMSMNGAREVDEQTAPDLYHVVEDMAMVAQIPMPRVFIIEDSSLNAFATGSNPQNAAVAATSGLLAIMNREELEAVMGHEVSHIRNYDIRISTIAVALASAITLLSSMAGRMMWWGGAGRRRSDNDRDGNGLEIIMLIISLLAIVLAPLAATLVQLAISRQREFLADASSVELTRNPQGMINALRKLENSEPMHHHVDDASSALYINNPKKGGGLQKLFYTHPPISERIERLKQM
- a CDS encoding LemA family protein, with protein sequence MTWIILGVLALIVIFVIVSYNGLVKNRMQTKEAWSQIDVQLKRRNDLLPNLIETVKGYAKYEGSTLEKVTELRRQVAAATSPAEAMKASDALTRQISGIFAVAENYPDLKASANFIKLQEELTNTENKISYSRQLYNSVVSNYNVKLESFPSNIIAGLFGFKAADFLQTPEEEKAVPKVDFSGLGD
- the rsmG gene encoding 16S rRNA (guanine(527)-N(7))-methyltransferase RsmG, with the protein product MKPETFYSLLAEQNIPLSDQQKNQFERYFELLVEWNEKINLTAITDKEEVYLKHFYDSIAPILQGLISNETIKLLDIGAGAGFPSLPMKILYPQLDVTIIDSLNKRINFLQLLAQELDLEGVHFYHGRAEDFAQDKNFRAQFDVVTARAVARMQVLSELTIPYLKVGGKLLALKASNAPEELLEAKNALNLLFSKVEDNLSYALPNGDPRYITVVKKKKETPNKYPRKAGMPNKRPL
- a CDS encoding uracil-xanthine permease family protein; protein product: MKQESTVDLLLDVDQRPSAGKGILLSFQHVFAMFGATILVPLILGMPVSVALFASGIGTLIYMISTGFKVPVYLGSSFAFITAMSLAMKEMGGDVSAAQTGVILTGLVYVLVAASVRFAGTKWIDKLLPPIIIGPMIIVIGLGLAGSAVTNAGLVADGNWKNALVAVVTFLIAAFINTKGKGFLRIIPFLFAIIGGYIFAMMLGLVDFTPVLQANWFEIPGFYLPFSTGGAFKEYNLYFGPETIAILPIAIVTISEHIGDHTVLSQICGRQFLKEPGLHRTLLGDGIATSVSAFLGGPANTTYGENTGVIGMTRIASVSVIRNAAFIAIALSFLGKFTALISTIPNAVLGGMSILLYGVIASNGLKVLIKERVDFSQMRNLIIASAMLVLGLGGAILKLGPVTLSGTALSAMTGIILNLILPHENKD
- the tnpA gene encoding IS200/IS605 family transposase, which encodes MAQKAHSLSHTKWMCKYHIVFTPKYRRKVIYNQYRSSLGEIFHRLCSYKGVEIIEGHLMPDHVHMLVSIPPRISVSSFMGYLKGKSALMMFDKHANLKYKFGNRHFWAEGYYVSTVGLNEATIKKYIQEQEKHDIALDKLSVKEYEDPFRDSGK
- a CDS encoding DMT family transporter, whose amino-acid sequence is MSKTVKGTLYTVVAGIAWGLSGTSGQYLMAHGISALVLTNLRLIIAGLALVVLSYTTAKDKLYAFLKDRKSLLSLLLFAVFGLFLNQFAYLSAIQETNAGTATVLQYVCPVGILVYTCIKDKVAPTLAEIISIGLAIGGTFLIATHGKLDQLSVTPAGLFWGLFSALTYALYIILPIALIKKWGSISVIGVGMVISGLVAIPFTGVLQASIPTSLDFLFAFAGIIIIGTVFAYTAFLKGASLIGPVKSSLLASIEPISAVFFAFLIMKEQFYAIDFVGMAMILLAVTIISLKDLLLEIKSK
- a CDS encoding serine hydrolase domain-containing protein, with the protein product MKWEKILRKIENQIEAGIYPGASFAYYKDGEWKESYLGLSDPERDLKTETGLVYDLASVSKVVGVGTVFTFLWQQDKLDINRPVTDFLPECDYPDITIRQLLTHATDLDPFIPNRDKLSAEELREAMFHLNRRNQPAFLYSDVHFLLLGFLLEKIFDQDLDQIIKKQVLEAWRMKETKFGPVEQAVPTVRGVEAGIIHDPKARLLGKHAGSAGLFSTVKDLQIFLEHYLKDYFAAELSRNFSPLDDKERSLAWNLEGAWLDHTGYTGTFIMWNREKQEAAIFLSNRTYEKDERAQWIVDRNQVMEMIRQGE
- a CDS encoding CppA N-terminal domain-containing protein: MNVNEIVRIVPTLKVNNRKLNERFYIETLGMKPLLEESAFISLGDQTATERLILEEAPSMRTRRVEGLKKLARLLIKVENPSEIEALLSQMKSLPRLFKGNRGYAFEIVSPEEDVILVHAEDDIRDLVPLETVPEFYSNTSIKYVSQFEVSMELRLPEGTESLLYPEGVAPVITFTKGQGPDLAVENNVTWDLTMLKFLVKNFDLTSLRQKFEKTGYFVPKSEKFFLGKDTNNIELWFEEA
- the gla gene encoding aquaglyceroporin Gla; this translates as MDFTWAIKYATEFLGTAILIILGNGAVANVELKGTKGHQSGWLVIAVGYGMGVMIPALMFGNVSGNHINPAFTLGLAVSGLFPWEQVPYYILAQVLGAIFGQAMVVATHRPYYLKTENSNNILGTFSTISSVDHGTKESRFAASVNGFINEFVGSFILFFAALGMTKNFFGAELVAKAQATINDQVAQAAAQGTTIPQEQVTAALEQAKNQAAPFLAPGLGIAHLALGFLVMALVTSLGGPTGPGLNPARDFGPRLLHELLPKSVLGQHKGDSKWWYAWVPVVAPIAAGIAAVALFKLLYL